The DNA segment GTTTGTAACGGGCTGGCGAATGATAGGTGTGCAATTCTAGCCTGACAGTAGACATGCTGCTAGGCTGCTACGATTACCAGCCTGTGGACCAGGGCTGGCATCTGCTCTCTGGCGTGAATCGCGACAGCGACGGCAGTTGCTACCGAGCCTGCCAGATGGACAACGGCACGACAGCCGAATCCAATTGGCCGACCTCCATCGCCCGTCGAGCCAACTCGTCCACCGCTTTGCAGCCCACCGGCCCTAAGTCTACTGTCCAATCGTTGACGTACAACTGAACATGCTGCATCAACACTTGGTCATCCATCTCCTGCGCATAGCGACGCATGGTTGGCAATGCGAGTTGTGGATTCTGCCTCGCCAATCGCACAGAGTCTTCGATCGCTGCGTGCACTCGGCCTAACCTTTCATCACCCAGCGACTTATTCGCAAAGATGCCTCCCAGCGGGAGCGGACAATTGGTTTCTGTTTCCCAGCGCGTGCCCAAATCCTCGACTAAATGCAGCCCAGAAGTCTGCCATGTGAACCGCCCTTCATGTATGCAGACTCCAAAATCGGCCTCACCGCGCTGCAGCGCAGGCATGATGTCGGAAAACAGCGTCTGCTGGCTTCGAACCGTGCGAGGATAGAACAACTGAAATAGCAGCGAGGCAGTCGTATCTTCACCGGGACACAAAACTACTTGGTGAGAACTCGTCGGCCAACTATCGGGTTGAGCCGCCAACAACAGCGGACCGACCCCGAATCCCAACGCCGAGCCACTGGGCAATACCACGATTTTATTGGCTAACTTCAGTGCCGCAA comes from the Pirellulaceae bacterium genome and includes:
- a CDS encoding 1,4-dihydroxy-6-naphthoate synthase, with the translated sequence MLNSMATKIKLGISTCPNDTFAFHGLLERLVDWRGLEFQIELLDIQELNRGLRLGQFDVAKGSYFAALKLANKIVVLPSGSALGFGVGPLLLAAQPDSWPTSSHQVVLCPGEDTTASLLFQLFYPRTVRSQQTLFSDIMPALQRGEADFGVCIHEGRFTWQTSGLHLVEDLGTRWETETNCPLPLGGIFANKSLGDERLGRVHAAIEDSVRLARQNPQLALPTMRRYAQEMDDQVLMQHVQLYVNDWTVDLGPVGCKAVDELARRAMEVGQLDSAVVPLSIWQAR